The Primulina eburnea isolate SZY01 chromosome 18, ASM2296580v1, whole genome shotgun sequence genome segment AAGGGGACTCGCCTACTctgttttttggtttttttttttaaaaaatatatacatacacgcaCCTTACCAGATACAttacaaattatttaattaaaaaaattaaataaaatatctatgttattatgtataaaaatttattttaatttcaaaattttatttgatCGGATAATCTTGGAAACGTCATACATACGGCTGAGCTTGGATAATTATTACAAATTAGATGAAACTTTATGAGATAATATAGAAGTAGACTTAAAAGtgatatatttttcaataaataaatactaaatttatttaattcgaTTTTTACattacatttttttattatttaaacttgattttttgaaaaaacattCTAAAAGCTTGGTTAATTACGTTACAGATTGAAATAATCGATTTTTTTATTGGTTTGATTTTAGTTGTAAAATTAGTCAGCTTTGGTTTGTCACAAAAAGTTCATTTAATTCAGTTTTAGTTTGGTTCGATTTTAAGTGAATATTCATTCACTCCTAAACACAAGGCACAACCCGCCAAGCGgcttaaaataatttatacGGGTATTATTGTATAAAAAAggcgttttaaaaaaaaatttaccttcgttttttttttttcgaaaaaaaaaaataaattgaatctgAAAAGTACACTAGTCTTACAAAATAAATGTGATTGATGCTTAAATGTGATCCATCACTTGCAACCATGACGACCATAGGACTTTACTGAGTTTCCTTTTTAATCTTCGATTAATGTCATAAATGGAGAAAACTAGGTGTAGAATGTTGTCATTCGAAAGAGACAGCAAAAAAGGAATCGAGGAAGAGATTCGACTCGTTTTCACCTGGCTGTGGATGAACCAGCAGAAAGTCTTTCGCTCCTAGCTTTATCGGCCTTTTCCATGTAAtcttgatgagattgatgctTCGAGCCTACAAGGGTATTAGCATCTCAGAATTAGCTGATGCTTGTTAAAAACACATTTCAAATTCAACAAAAAAATGTCATATACAGAGATGAGATATTAGAGCCTTTAGTAAACATAGTAAAGCAATTTGTTTAGGGATTGCCTTTCATGTCTTTTGTTTGCTTATCACTCGTGCGTGGGAGCGAAGAGGTGACTTATTGTGTTTTCCATTACAGCAAAGACAATATCAAACAAATCGATGGAGCCTCAAGACCAAGATTTGACAATGTTCGATGTCAAGTCTTTATGTCAAACCACAGGTAAAAAAATCCACTATACCGACCAGGGATTTCTATTATCATCAACACCAAAACAATTTTAACTTGAAGGCTCCAACTAATCCAGAAAATTAATTTCTGCAAGCGTAATAGCTCGACCAAGCTAATGTCACCTCATTTCCTCAATATACGGAGGCCAAGAAGATGGTATCTTGTCTTGTACCTAGATCTTTTAAACTTGCAGCATTTTGAGCAATTCCTTGCCCTATAAAAGTTAAATCAACCATCTTCTTTTTCGGAACACGAACAAAATACATTGAAAAATGTTAGAAATGAAAAACATGTGAAATCCTAGAAGAACACACGAAACTATGTTTTTTCTAAGTTTCCTTGGCAGTTATCGTTTTGCTTTTGAGGCATGTTTAGTTACTACATGAGTTACTGTTAAATCAAAGGATAATCTTTTATACTCGCCAGTTCTTCAGTATAAAGAAAACCAACTTATCCAAATCCCGCAATAAATAAAGTTTTTCAATGGAATTTGAAATGCCTTAACATGATAATTTAGTTATTGATCGTATACTTCCTCGAGTTCAAATTGTTAAAAATCCAAATGCAATCGAGATTCCAATCATCTCCAATGGACCACTGAACCACACCATCCTTTACCATCAAGTTGTCCAACAGTCTACACTCTTATCACTCCTCGCACCAAGTATCTATTCATAAAAACAAGGATTAGCAACTTCAAGAAATCTTCCCAGTCTAAAATTTTTGGTTGATTCTAGGCACTTTCAGTCTAAAATATAAAGGAGAAAAACAAGATAAATCAACATTTTAACGAAGAAACATAAATTATTCAATCAACATGCCACAGATCCAAAATCAAAGCCATTTCCCATCATCGCATGAAAACCAAGAATGACAAGGAAATTCCAAATGAATAGAAAAAACAAACCACGATCCATGAGGTACCATGGGACACCAAAGAGGACTCCAATGATGGCGATGCCTGCCGCCACATGCTTCTTTTCACCGCTGTATAGATAGTGATTCAATCTAGCGCCAAATCCCCCTCCTCCTACGGCCGCCGCACCAGCTATATTGCCGGGTCTCTTCGGATCACTGCTCATTCTTGCTGCTATTATCGTTAAACCCTTGTTCTGCGATTGCTAGTATTTCAGTCTTCACTTTCAGCTCAAAATCCCTCCGGCATCGGATTATTCGATGTCTGCCAAATGGTTTGGGCCAGGCCCGTCAGGGCCCAATAAAGTAACGAACGCAAAGCTAACTTTGGGCCACATGGTTCTCAAATTTGAAGCCgggttgatccaatattattgaatttgatatttttttctccaaaaacaaaaaacaaaaaaatcgaATTCGagctaaaaattaaatttacatatttttttaataaaattcacAATGTAAAGTGAAGATATAACTCCAGAGtaggtattttgtgagacggtctcacgaatctttatcaacttcattttttagtcgagagcttgacttATTTACCTCCCTAATTTAAACTCGAACatttaatgaataaaataaaatgtgagttttggttttaTGGTGGAATTTATTTTTTGGTAATTTAAATTGTTATACTTTGTGATTGTACAACTCATGAGTCATGACATATCTAAAAGTCAGCTTTCATTCATTGTAATTTGCATCTGTTATGTCCTTTTTCTCATTAAAGAATAAAGAAACAGAAATCTtggatttaaataatatattcgacattaaataatatatgaaaCAGACTATTTTGCATTAATAAAATCACAACAATGTCAAACAtattgtgaaaaagtaaaaatttatagtaaaaagtaaaaatctcaaacactcaaaatttaccaaactacacactttataatatttttctctctactcaattgtgattttcttcacaaatgagagatctatttataggaaatctttacacataatccaaaaataaaatacatcattacctacatcatcagacactaattttcaatattcaacacctatttttcaacattcaacattcacattttcaacacaaatatttttcacattttaaataatatttcaacactcccccttgtgatgatgatcatgatacgatgatgtcttcattacgtgttttgtactgcctcgttaaaaactttacttggaaaaacccattgggataaaaaccatagtaagggaaaaagagtgcagtcacgtaaactccccctgatgttgacatgaacaattcttcacaaatttcgtagattgcgcatcccaatattatatatgtgctttctgaatattgacgtaggaagtgcctttgtgaagagatctgatgagttttcacttgattgaatgtgacgaacatcaatacatttattcttctcaagctccttggtgaatgcgaagaacttaggaggaatatctttagttctgtcgctttttatgtatccttctttcatttgagcaacacatgcagcattatcttcatatagtatcacaggtttctcatcgaatgataatccgcatgagatttggatatgttgggtcattgattttaaccacacacattcacgacttgcttcatgtagtgcaataatctcggcatgatttgatgaagttgttacgagcgtttgtttatgtgaacgccaagatattgcagtgcatccacgagtaaatacatatccagtttgggaacgtgccttgtgtggatcagataagtatccagcatcagcataaccaattatacttggattagcatcttttgaatacaaaagtcccaagtctgtcgttcctcgtagataacggaatatatgtttaattccgttccagtgtctctttgttggatatgtgctaaatcttgccaacagattcacggcaaaagatatatcaggccttgtacaatttgtaaggtacataagggcaccgatggcacttagatatggtacttctggaccaagaatatcttcatcattttcacatggacggaatggatccttttctatgtttaatgatctaacaaccattggagtacttaaaggatttgctttatccatattaaaacgtttaaggatcttttctgtataatttgtctggtgaacaaacattccacattctttttgttcaatttgtaaacccagacaatacttggtttttccaagatccttcatttcaaattcttccttcaagtatgacacaacttcttgaatttccttattcgttccaatgatgtttaaatcatcaacatatacagcaataattacgcatccggatgttgttttcttaatgaaaacacaagggcatattgaattatttacatatccctttttcatcaagtgatcacttagtcgattataccacattcgacctgattgctttaacccatataatgatctttgtaatttcacagaataacattccctgggttttgaactttgtgcttcaggcatcttaaatccttcagggattttcatatatatattactatcaagtgatccatataagtaagctgtaacaacatccataagacgcatttctaaattttcagataccgccaagctaatcaaataccgaaacgtaattgcatccatcacaggagaatacgtttcttcataatcaattccaggccttcgagaaaaaccttgtgcaacaagtcgagctttatatcttactatttcatttttctcatttcgctttcgaataaaaacccatttgtatccaacaggttttacaccttcaggtgtaaggactataggtccaaaaacattacgtttatttagctaatctaattcaacctggatggcatctttccattttatccaatcctgccgatttttacattcaccaaaagattttggttcatgatcttcgttgttatttatgatgtcgattgccacattataagaaaatatatcatcaatttcatctatatcttttcggttccatatttttccagtattaatgtaattgatcgagatttcatgattctcgtcagtttgtggttctgacagaatattttcatcatcatgtgtttcttcaggaacaccattctctattttgtgatcatcatgtgttttttcagaaacatcattctttattttgtgatcatcttgtttctctatgaattttctttttcgaggatttttatccttggaaccgactggccttccacgcttcaggcgtttaatgacatcatgagtatcttccatttgtttctttggaatttcaattcgagcaggggcatttgcagcatgtatatatgatttagttacccctttaatgattctttataaagtttacaaaggtgctcaggggctcgacaaactttggaccaatgtcctggagtaccacatctgtaacaagaactttcatatctttttgagtgattctcattaacacttgtattctcatgatgccttttctgtggatggtttgggacgttcttttgagatgagttataaaaataactatctctattattttcaaaaccacggcctcgaccacgaccacggccaattccacgtccacgtccacgtccacgacctcgacctcgaccaaaatcttgtctttgaatttgattttggttccgaggtttaaattcatttttatttacagcatttacttcgggaaatgctgttgatccagtgggtcgggactgatgatttctcattaatagctcgttgttcttttccgccacaagaagacaggcgatgagttcagaatatctcgcaaatccacgtactctatattgttgctgtagagtaatatttgatgcatgaaatgtggaaaatgttttttcaagcatctcagattcagtaatctcatggccacaaaatttcaattgcgagattattctatacatcgccgaattgtaatcactgacttttttaaagtcttggaatctcaacgtattccattcatcccgggcggtcggaagtataacttcccttatatgttcaaatctctcttttaatcccttccacaaagccatgggatttttttcagtcagatattcacatttcaatccatcgtcgagatgtcgacgtaaaaatatcatggctcttgccttttcttgtgacgtacatatgccattttctttaatggtctcacttagacccaatgactcaagatgcatttctacatcgagagtccacGGCATATTATTTTTCTCCGTAATATCAAGAGCgatgaattcgagctttgtcaagtttgacatggtggtactaaaaaaattacgatgcattttattagttaataaatattgcaatacaaaataacggataaacaacaagtacaagcatttgtaaaaataaagaaaacgcacgaggaggatattctccgataaatacaagactcgtgagtatgataaccaaaataattaaaaatatccttgagaaagccatcttttttttcttcgaaaaatttgatgaagaataatttttagagaagaagagaaagttggagtgattgaatgtgtttgtgagatgatatttatagggcaaaaactagccgtttgttaccgtttatgaccgttggtgtacaaaaaataaatgtatgtatttgtataattttatggtaataatatgatgtatataatattagacatatttaaataattatatatatcatatcataatattataatgagtgtcataatttattttgtttaaaaaccttataggattttatacttgtcgtatcccttaccgggagtgtgggatgtcgtcttaacatcctcccaggatttataacaagtttatgaaaaatttatttttattatttctaataataacattatattgtatattaaataaatatacaataaataaataacagtaaaataaatataattacttttgttacctttttcttctgtttggagcttggaatagtatgtaggacttttagagcttcgtgctgataacgtgttgtgaaaaagtaaaaatttatggtaaaaagtaaaaatctcaaacactcaaaatttaccaaactacacactttataatatttttctctctactcaattgtgattttcttcacaaatgagatatctatttataggaaatctttatacataatccaaaaataaaatacatcattacctacatcatcagacactaattttcaatattcaacacctatttttcaacattcaacattcacattttcaacacaaatatttttcacattttaaataatatttcaacaaAACAAAGAATATTTGCTTGTTAAGAATAATAAAATGGTAGATTACCTATCCCAGATGACTatgttttataaaaattatttcctaaACTTTATGATCCATTGGTTATGTTGTGAAACTCGAAAAGACAGGGGAGTTTTCTTTTACCCGGAGTCGCTACTCTTAAATGTGCACGAAATCTTCGGGCTGATATATTAGTCTACAAGTAATGTTAGTAAAGTAAACTGTACTGAACAAAACACGTAAGTTTAGTAGAacattctaaaaaaaatttaagataaaaaaatcatataaacaaaaaataaagctAATCATCATCCATCCCTAGTCAGCTCCAATAACTAGTTAGCTGCATTTCACCTGAGCCTTCTTCTTGAAGTAGGAGAAGGAGGGAACTCAAATGGAAGTGGTAAAAGTTCCATTTCACCGTTCAATATCTTCACAATGTCCCCGATATCCGGTCTCAGCTCCGGCATCTTCTGTATGCAAGAAAGTGCCAAGTTAACACACAAGCTTGCCTGTTCCTTGTTGTACTCGGCTTTCAGCCGTTCATCCACGAGTTCTAGCATGCTTCCTGAGCGAGCCAAGAGTCGAAACCAGCTCACTAAGATTGCTTTCTCCGGGTTCATTGGAGATGGAAGTACGTGCAAGGGTCTTCTACCCGATATAATTACTAGAATCAGTACACCTAGGCTGTATATATCAGCTTTCTCCATTAAGTATCCACATGAGCCGCTGTATTCTGGTGCTACATAACATAGTGTCCCTCTCATGCTCGTCGTGCTACTTAACTCTCGACTGAAAAGATCGCCACTCCACAATTCGCTCCCCGTGGAACGTGCTTTCTTTTTCCTCCATCCTTCCCTGAAACTAAACTCCACGTTCTTGTTAACAAGATCACAGCTTTCGTGTCTCGTCTTTTTCTTCCTCCTGAAGTGAAAGCTTTTCCCCAAACCAAAATGTGGTACTCTGAACCATTTCTTACTCCATACTCGGGTAGTTTTTGGGTTACGGTTCCTGTTATCAAGTTCATCTAAACGCTCTTCTTTCCACCATTCGTGCATCTTCCTATGCTTCTTAGTGCACACAGGCTGAGACATTTCACTTCCTTTCCGTTCATCATTCTCAATTACAGTATTAGTATACTCAATCCCATGTTTTTTCACAGAGTTCTCCAACTGCATCTTTGAATTTATCTTTCGTTTTGCAGTTATCCAAGTGGGCTTGCTCCTTAGATCCCCTCATTTCATCATCCCAAGCAGCACTCGGTGAAGAACAGATTTGAGTCCCAATCCACTCATTCACATAATCTTTGCTACATAGTTCACCACTCCCATCTTGTCTCCACCACCAGTCTTTCCCCCACTGTTTCGCACCCACACGAACGTTGTTGTTGTCATTATATGAAGTTAAATCTTTGCTATGATCCATATCACTTGAGTCACAATCATAAGGCATAAACTTATCACAATCCTCCCCACCATTATCATCACTTAACAACTCTTTTCCCTTCATGTTACAACCTCTACTATCACTACGATGGATCTTGCCACTAGTTTGCAAAGAAGAAGACGCTTGCAAAGCCAAAGCAAAATCTACCTCCTCTTTTTCATGAATCCCATTTTCTCCGGCTACACCACCCGCATTTAAGTTCTCTGAAAGCTCCTGACTTTTCCCCAATTCCTGGCTGTACAAACCGACGCCAAATTCCTCCTCGAGCTTCATTTTCGACGACCCGAAATCCGAAAGCTTTGCTCTGAACTCAGAGTCAAGCAACACATTGCTTGGCTTCACATCACCATGGATCACAGCTGGTTCACACTCAAGATGCAAGAAAGCTAATGCCTTTGCAACATCAAGAATAATGGAGAACCGCCTGCTCCAATCCAAGCACAGATTATTAACATTACCACTCCCTAATTTATCAGACTCGACAAATAAAGATTCTTGCAAACTCTTATTAGGCATGTACTCATAAACCACAAGTCTCTTCCCATTGTCTACACAAAAACCCAATAAACAAACAAGAAAAGAAGACTTTAGCCCACCAAGAATCTTCAACTCATTCTGGAATTGGTGCTCACACTGTAATGAAGTTGAGTCCAGAAGTTTCACAGCCACCAATTTACCATCCTTTAAAATACCTCTGAAAACAGTGCCGGAACCTCCTCTGCCTATTGCATTGGATTCACTGAAATTGTTGGTAGCGTTCTTGAGCTCTCTGTAAGTGAATCTTTGAAGTTTGTTCAAGTGTGCGGTGGAATCATATGGGCTGGTGCGGGACCTGTGCACCAGAAAGTACCCGAACCGGTAAAGAAGATACAGAATAACTAAGAGAATCAAAAGAGACACAGATATTGAGATAGCAAggagaattatgcttgttttttGCCTCGAATCAAGCGGTGATGGCTGTCTTGAAGCCATTTTTCATTGAAATGAATGAAAAAAAATGGCTACAATATATGGCTCTGTGTGCCAGTGTgtgttttctttctttttttttttttttccgttcTTCTTTTCCTTATTTTTCGTTTTGGTGGAGTGGGGAAGTTTGTCCTGTCTTCATTGAGATTTACAATATTAGCAGTTTAccgatgttttttttttctttcaatttttcAAGAATAAAGTCATCTGATGAAAATCTCACAAGGAGGATGGTGATCATCCTAATAACTTGTTGAGTGAGTAtaatgtgagatcgtctcacggatccatgagacgagtcaattctatccatattcataataaaaagtaatacttttaagcataaaaaataatattttttcatggatgacccaaataagagatctagtctcacaaatacgacccgtgagatcgtctcacacaagtttttgtctaactttttcttaattaaaaAACTGGATTTTGGAATAAATATTTGGCCAACCATGAATAAATTGATCATCCCAACAAAAGTGTTATATTAccaaattttacaaaataaaaacaaaaagtaAATGGCATGAAAACAAAGTAAACTTTTTGTTTACACAAAAACTCATGGGAGGTCGTTTCATAGATCAATTTTATGTGACGGATATTCGATTCGATCTAacctatgaaaaatattattttttgtgtcaatatattacttttcattGCTCCATGCTTAGACTAAACAGTATCACAGAAGATATACAATTTTGTTTATTAGTGGTGGCGTGGATTTTGGGAGGAGTTTGTTTAGATTCCACGATAACCATTAGTATTATCTAATCTatacaaaatatataaatataattttttatatatataaactttggactttgttaatttattatatggGGGAGTATAATGGAGCATTATactatgagatattgttgtttAGTTTTGATTGAATTAAATTAATGGGTTGAGTTGAAATTTGTGAAAAGGAGATGCATCCTCGGGAGCTTTTGACTCGAGAGCGCATTTTGCAGTGATGGAGGAAGGAAATGGGACGGaaatttttaatcataaaaactcatatgagacggtttcacggattactcatgaaaaaaatattatttttatattaaaaatattattttttattataaatatgaataaaattgactatttttacaaatatatttgtatataatgATTCTGTATTTGAATTTTACACTAAAACTTCTAGCTGATTAATATTAAAATACAGTAGACTTTCTTATTATTaaacaaacaaattaataaatgcatataaaaaatattgtgaTGGTTTAACAAATCATGGACCTGAAAAATTGAACTCATCAGCATCTTATGATGTGAGATAATATTATATGCTTTCTTTTATCACAAATTTCACCGTTTCACGAGTCAATTTTGGGTGGCAGATCTTCGATCGACCAtactaatgaaaaaatattattttttagagaCGAAACTATCCATAGATGAACAAGTAGTTTTGGACTGTTTTAACAGTTTTCACGACTTGAGTGCATCGATTACAACTTATCTGTTGTGACTTTTGGTTATGCACCAAACGCTCTATTAGTTAAGGCAACAGAAGTTTAATGTAAATTTTCACTTCTGTCCTGTTAGACAAAAGACATGTTTTTCCAACAATGAGTTCATTCTACTTGGATTTCCTAGCTCCTTTCTAGGCAAATAATCTATATACTGCTTACAGAGGTTCTTCATAGGTTCCAATACACAACTTTAACTGCAAACTAAAATGTGTACTTGGAGTTAACGAGTGAAAACATACATGTAGTTCCTCTCCACTTTGTTCTTCATGAATCTGACGGAAAATAAAACACTGTACCGACAATGCGAACTCTAACTATCTGCTCATTTTGCAACACAATCTGCTAAGTAGATAGATTTGAAAACCATTGCCCTGAGGCTCCCGATGGCCGTAAATTTTTACAAAACCTTTGTCTTCTTTTGATGTTGATACTCTTGGTTCTGGTGGATATGTTCGTCTAATGCATACAGAATGTGATGATCATTGCTTATATTACAGTTCTGCTACAGAATCAAAGAAGCAAGATGATAATGATCTCGTTACATAATTCTTCTGGGATTTTCAGGATTTTGTATTCTGATTTATTACCTCAGCAGCTCAACTACGCCATGCGGAAGATAGTTCGGTTTTCACATCTTCTTCCCACCATGTGGCACTCTGCAATATCAGTTATATTCATCAGCACATAACATTTGGTGGGAAACATATTTGAAAATGTGCATTTGGAACACTTTTTTTCTGAAGAAACTGCATTTCTATAATGCTGAGAACTTAGAACAAAATAAGGAGAGAGAGGGGAACCTTGTAACCTCTTCGAAGGAACTCGAGCGAGCTTCCTTCCTCCTCCTGCAGTCCCAATACCCTAAGTAATTCTTCCTTAGCCTTGCAAGTCAAAGGTTTCCTAAGTTAGCAGGTTTGTATATCATAGCCATAAAGTGACTAGAATAATGAGGGAAAAAAACAGAAGGAATTAATGTATATTTACTTCTCCCAAAGTGAATCGAGTTGCACTCTCTGctatgcatgcatatgacccatCTCCTTGCTTCAACATCACCTGCCAAGGCCCTGAACAAGTTGATAAATGACTTATTGTATGGCATTTCAAGTTGATTTTTCGAACCAGAAAACTTATAGTAGGCAGGACGAAAAATGTGGAAAACAAGAAGAGAAGTACCCAGACTTAAAAGCTAAGCATATGTATTGCTCACCGGGATATTGACGAAATAATGCTCCAGTATAGTTCACCACATAAGGTGCCACAGCAACTGTCTTTCGAAAGCCAAGAAAAAATAATTGTACCAACTAAAATTAAAAAACAGAACAAAAAGTTGTGTATGTAATTTTGAAATTCAAGGCAGTACCTTTGAGTATTCTCTTATTCGAATATAAAAAATGGAAGAGAACTGAGAAAGAAAACGATAATGCAAATCTCTGCTAGGAAATCCTAAAATACCGAGATCAGCACTGCACATACAGGTGATATTTAGTACACAGACACTGAATGGAGAAGGATAAAATCGATAATCCATCAGAATGAATATAACTGTAGCATACCGTAGTGTTTCAAGTTCCAAGTTGAAGAGAAGCGTAGGGGTGGAAGAAGCAAATGTGTCCTACATCACCCAGAAAACATTAATTAGTTCACATGCACAACGTCGATGACAAATATTTGTACTCGTCTAAAAATGATCGATTTATTGAATTATTTGCATTTAACATGGAAATGGCTTGGGAAGATGAAAGAAAATGACATACCACATACTTCTCTACACCAGTAAGATCACGAGTGCTGCAATTGATGAACATATAAAGTGAAGGTGGCTTGTCAGATTTCCAACGACCTGCATCGCAAGTGAGTAATCAGAACAGTGAAATTAAAAGCACTTCAGCAAAATCACTCCAATGTTAGAAGTGTCCAACATAAGCAT includes the following:
- the LOC140819575 gene encoding uncharacterized protein, with the protein product MSSDPKRPGNIAGAAAVGGGGFGARLNHYLYSGEKKHVAAGIAIIGVLFGVPWYLMDRGSKHQSHQDYMEKADKARSERLSAGSSTAR
- the LOC140820194 gene encoding LOW QUALITY PROTEIN: putative receptor-like protein kinase At1g80870 (The sequence of the model RefSeq protein was modified relative to this genomic sequence to represent the inferred CDS: inserted 2 bases in 1 codon), yielding MASRQPSPLDSRQKTSIILLAISISVSLLILLVILYLLYRFGYFLVHRSRTSPYDSTAHLNKLQRFTYRELKNATNNFSESNAIGRGGSGTVFRGILKDGKLVAVKLLDSTSLQCEHQFQNELKILGGLKSSFLVCLLGFCVDNGKRLVVYEYMPNKSLQESLFVESDKLGSGNVNNLCLDWSRRFSIILDVAKALAFLHLECEPAVIHGDVKPSNVLLDSEFRAKLSDFGSSKMKLEEEFGVGLYSQELGKSQELSENLNAGGVAGENGIHEKEEVDFALALQASSSLQTSGKIHRSDSRGCNMKGKELLSDDNGGEDCDKFMPYDCDSSDMDHSKDLTSYNDNNNVRVGAKQWGKDWWWRQDGSGELCSKDYVNEWIGTQICSSPSAAWDDEMRGSKEQAHLDNCKTKDKFKDAXLENSVKKHGIEYTNTVIENDERKGSEMSQPVCTKKHRKMHEWWKEERLDELDNRNRNPKTTRVWSKKWFRVPHFGLGKSFHFRRKKKTRHESCDLVNKNVEFSFREGWRKKKARSTGSELWSGDLFSRELSSTTSMRGTLCYVAPEYSGSCGYLMEKADIYSLGVLILVIISGRRPLHVLPSPMNPEKAILVSWFRLLARSGSMLELVDERLKAEYNKEQASLCVNLALSCIQKMPELRPDIGDIVKILNGEMELLPLPFEFPPSPTSRRRLR